A window of Chloroflexota bacterium genomic DNA:
CGGCGATGGGACCGATCTCCTCGTACGTGCGCGACGCGATGCTCGCCGCCGCGGAACGGGCGAGAGTCGAGCGCATTCCGCTCGTGCGGATCTTCGGCTACGACGGGCGGGCGGTCTTCTTTCAGCACGTCCTGACGGACGACGCGGTCGTCGTGGAGGACGTCGCCGCGCTCGTCCTGGCGGTGGGCCACGAGCCGGTCGACGGCCTGCTCGCGGACCTCGAGGGCTATCCGGGCGAGGTCCGCGCGATCGGCGATTGCCTCGCGCCGCGGACGGTCGAGGAGGCGGTCCTCGAGGGGCTCAAGGTCGCCACGGAGATCTGACGATCGGCCGGTCCGCTCAGGCGCTGGCCTTGGGCGTCGCGAGCTCCGTGAGGCCAAACTGGACCTCGAGCTGCTCGAGCGGTCGGAAGCCGACGACGCCCATCGGCTGGGCGCCCGGCTTGAAGAACGCGATCGTCGGGATGCTCATGATGTTGAACTTCCGCGACAGGCCGGGATTGGCGTCGACGTCCACCTTGACGACGTCCACCGCGCCGTCGTACTTGGCGGCGAGCTTCTCCATCTCCGGGGCGACCATCTTGCACGGACCGCACCAGGTGGCCCAGAAGTCGACGACCGTCGGTTTGTCGTTGTTGAGGACGAGGTCCTCGAATGTCGCGTCGGTCGCCACCTTGATCTCGGCCATCGCCGGGTGATCCTTTCTCCCGCGCTCGCGGGATGCCGTCCGGCCGCCCTAGCGGGCGATCGTCTGGATGAGTCGATACGCCTCGAGGACGCGCGTGTCCGCGAGGCGGTAGAAGATGGTGTTGCCGTCCCGTCGTGTCGTGACGAGGCCCGCGCTCCTGAGCACGGCGAGGTGCTGGCTCATGTTCGGGACCTGACAGCCGACCCGGACGGAGAGATCGCTGACCGAGAGCTCGCCGGCGGCGAGGGACTCGAGCACGCACAGCCGCTTGGGATCCGCGAGCGCCCGGCCGACGGCGGCGAACCGCTGGCGGTCAAGGTCGCTCGAGACGCTGGCGATCATGGTCACCCGGGTAGTCTGTCACTGATTGCGCAAGTACGCAAGTGCCCCTTGCCAGTGCGCGGGCAGGCGCGGTCCCGTTCGGCCTGTTGCGGCTCCGGGTCGTGGAGCGGATTTGACGGGATCGCCCGGCGGCCCGATGGTAGAGGTCAGGTCGCAGGCGCCGGGCTCCGATTCCGTCAGTCCGAAGCGCGCGATGGATCGGACTCGAATCTCATGGCTCGAACACCCTTCTCACAGTCTGAAGCGCACATCGTCGTCAGCAGCGACGGCTATTTCGATGTCTATCCGCCGATCGATCGATCGAATGGGGACAGGCCCTCCTATCGCGGCGAACTCGCGGAGCTCGGCGCCGGGATCCGCGGTGCAGACGACCGGCTCGGGATCCGGCCCGGGTCCGTTGCACTCGCCGACGCCGTGCGTGCCTGGTCCACCGTCCATGGTGCGGCCGCCGTCCGTGGCGACCTCGGCGGTGGGCGCGACGGCAACCGAACGGAGGCGTGAGCGGCGCGTCGCCGATGGGGCCGCCGGATAGCGGTTCGCCCAGCGGCGCTCGCGCCGTACGATGGCGGCCCACAGGAGGGCGAGCGCGGATGGAGCAGCGAGGACGGCGTCGTCGCGATCCGGGCGGACGAGGCACGGCCGAGGCGGCGGACCGCGCTCGCGCGTCGATGCCACTGCCCGGCGGTGGGCCGCTGCGGCCCGCGGCGCCCGGCCCGGCGAACGTGCGCTGGCGCGACCTTCTCGCGTCGGATCAGACGATCCTCGCCGATGGCGCGATGGGGACGATGCTCTTCGCGGCGGGACTCCAGTTCGGCGACCCACCCGAGGTCTGGAACCTCACCCAGCCGGAGATCGTCCGGCGGATCCACCGCGGCTACCTCGAAGCCGGGTCGAGCATCGTCATGACCAACACGTTCGGCGGCAACCGGCTCCGGCTCAGTCTCCATGGTCTCGAGCGACGCGTCGCCGAGCTCAACCAGACGGCGGCGATCCTTCTTCGGGCGGAGGTCGAGGCGGCCGGAGGCCGGGCCCTCGTGGCCGGCGACATCGGGCCGAGCGGGGCGATCCTCGCTCCCACCGGGACCCTCGACTACGAGGAGGCCGTGGACGTCTTCGCCGAGCAGGCGACGGCGCTGGTGGCCGGCGGGGTCGATCTCATCTGGGTCGAGACCATGTCCGACCTCGCCGAGATCCGGGCCGCGATCGAGGGCGTCCGCCGGGCGTCCGCGAACATCGCGCTCGTCACGACGATGACGTTCGACACCCGAGGCCGGACGATGATGGGCGTCACGCCTGAGCAGGCCGTGATGGCGCTCAGCGACTGGGGTGCGGACGCGGTCGGCGGCAACTGCGGGAATGGGCCGGACGAGCTGATCCGGGTCGCGACGCGGATGCGGGCGGTGGCGCCGGAGGTGACGCTCGTGGCGAAGTCGAACGCCGGGATGCCCGAGCTCGTCGACATGCGCGCCGTCTACCGCTCGGAGCCCGCGACGATGGCTGTCCAGGCGCTCGCGATGCGAGACGCCGGAGCCACGATCATCGGCGGCTGCTGTGGGACGACGCCGGAGCATCTCCGGGCGATGGCCGACCTCCTGTCCGCCTGACGTCGCCGATGTCCGACCATATCGTCCCGTTCGAGGCGATCCTCGCTGCCCGCGAGGTGATCGCCGGGCGGGTCCACCGCACGCCGATCCTCAGCTCCGCGACCGCGGCCCGCGTGGTCCTCGCCGCGGGTGGTCCGGCGGTCGTCGGGGGGACGATCCACGTCAAGGCGGAGCACCTTCAGGTCACCGGCTCCTTCAAGCCGCGAGGGATGACGAACAAGGTCGCCTCGCTGTCGTCCGATGAGCGCCGCCGCGGGATCGTCACGCTGTCCGCGGGCAACGCCGCCCAGGCCTACGCGTGGGCCGGCCGGGAGGCCGGCGTCCGGGCTACCGTCGTCATGCCGGAACGGGCCGTCCGTTCGAAGGTCGACGCCTGCCTCGGCTACGGCGCCGAGGTCGTCCTTCATGGCGCCGACATCGGTGCGACGCTGGCCCGGGTGAAGGAGCTCGAGGCGGAACGAGGCCTCGCCTATTGCCATCCGTTCGATGACCCCGCGGTGATCGCGGGCCACGGGTCGGTCGGGCTCGAGATCCTCGACGACCTGCCGGACGTCGACGTCGTCGTCGTGGGCGTCGGTGGTGGTGGGCTCATCAGCGGGATCGCCGCCGCCGTGAAGGAGCGCCGGCCGGCCGCCCGGGTGTACGGCGTCGAGCCGGAGGGCGCGAACGCCGTCGCCGTCGCGCTCGAGCGGGGTGAGATCGTCACGGTCCAGCCGCAGACGATCGCCGATGGGCTCGCCGCCCCGTTCGCCGGCGCATGGACGCTCGCCATGTGCCAGCGCTATCTCGATGGCCTCGTCCTCCTCGACGACGCCACGATCCTCGCCGGAGTTCGCTTCGCCGCCGAGCGGATGAAGCAGGTCCTCGAGCCGGCCGGGGCCGCCGCACTCGCGGCCGTGCTCTTCGGGCGGATCCCGATCCTGGCCGGCGATCGGGTCTGCGTCGTCGCCTCGGGTGGGAATGTCGAGACGGCCCGGCTCGGGCCGCTCCTGGAGGCCGCCGCGCCGCTTCCCGCGTGACGGGCGTTGGCTGCCGGTGCGCTACTCGATCCCGAGCTCGGCGAGCCGTTCGTCGTCGATGCCGAGGTGGTGGGCGAGCTCGTGGAGGATCGTCAGGCGGATCTCGGCGGCGAGCTCGGCCGGCTCCGGGAAATCCTCTTCGAGCGGCAGGCGGAACAGGCTGATCTTGTTCGGCACCGCGGCGAGGTCGGCGCCCCACTCGGTCCGGGGCACGCCCTCGTACAGGCCGTACAGGGTCTCGTCCGGGGCAAGGTCGCTCTCGCGCCGCTGGTCCGGCGACGGCTCGTCCTCGATGACGATCGCGACCTCCTCGAGCGCGCGATCGAACGGCGCCGGGATCCGGGCGAGGACGCTCTCGACGATCGCCTCGAACGGGCGATGCCTGGCCGGCGGGATCTGTCGCGGGGCGCTTCGGGAGCCGCGGCGGCGTTTCGGCATCGTCCGCGTATCGTACGGCCGTGACCCACGACGATCCGCGCCTGACGGACCCGGCCGACCTCCGTCTCGACGAGCGTGCCGTGGCCGAGCCCGATCCGGCGGCCGAGCCGAGCGGGTTCACCGTCGAGGTCGACCCGGCCGACCGGATCCACTTCCTCGACTGGGGCGCTGCCGTTCCAGGCTCGGTTGCGCCGCGGAACGGGGTCCTCGCGATCCACGGGCTGTCGCAGACAGCCTGGACGTGGGCTCCGGTCGCGCGGCGCCTCGCCGGCGAGCGTCGGGTCGTCGCGATGGACCTTCGCGGGCACGGGCTGTCGGACGCGCCGACGCACGGGTACGACGAACGGACCCTGGGTGGCGACGTCATCGCGGTGGCGGAGGGAACGGGCCTGCTCGACGATGCGTCCGTCGCCGGTCCGACCATCCCGGGTCTCGTCGTCGCGGGTCACGGCTTCGGCGCGATCGTCGCGGCGTGGGCCGCCCGCGAGCTCGGGTCGCGGTGCCGCGGCCTCGTCCTCGTGGACGGGGGCTGGGAGGCGATCGCGACAACGAGCGGACTCGAGCCCGAGGAGTTCCTCGGAGCGATCGAGGAGCCGCCCGAGGTCCTCCGCTCGCTCGGCGCCTATCTGGCCGACCGCCGATCGTTCGATCCGCCGACGTGGGACGCCGACCAGGACCGGGCGGCCAGGTCCGCCGTCGTGGAGCTGCCGGCCGGTCGGGTCGTGTCGTCGACCCGCCCGCACGCCCTCGCCGGCTCCGTGGAGGCGATGTTCGCGTACCGCCCGCTCGAGGTCCTCGGCGACGTCAGGGTGCCGATCGTCGCCCTGATCGCGGCGGATCCGGACGGATCGCGGGAGGCGGAGCTCCGCGACGCGCGACGGGTGCGGATCGCTGCCGGCCGCTCGCCGATCGAGGTCGTCCGCTTCCCGGCGGATGCCCACAACCTCCTCCGCTATCGGCCGGCGGCCGTCGCCGCCGCGATCCGCACGTTCGACTGACCCGCTCGGCGGCGCGGTCGGTACGATGACCGGGCTCAATCGTCGCCCGGAGGTTCAGATGCGCGTCGTCTACTCGCCGGCCCACCTCGGCCACGAGATCGTCAGCGAGACCGTCATGGGCCGGCCCATCCCGGCCAACGAGGTCGCCGAGCGGGCGGAACGGATCCGCGCCGCCCTGGAAGCGGACGGCGGGTTCGTCATCGGAGGTCCCACCGAGCACGGCGAGGCACCGCTCGCCGCGGTACACGATGCGGGGCTCATCCGCTTCCTCGAGGAGGCCTTCGCCCAGCTCCGAGCCGAGGGCGTCGCTCGACCGGCGCTCATCCCCGAGGGGTTCAACGTGCGGGGTCTCACGGAAGGGATGACGCCGCCCGGCGAGCCGCGCCGGGCGATCTCCGGCCGGGCCGGGTACTGGGCGCTCGACACGTCCACCCCGATCGTCGCCGGGTCCTACGTCGCCGCCCGGGCGGCCGTCGACGTCGCGCTGACGGCGGTCGATCTCGTTCTCGGCGGCGAGACAGCCGTCTACGGTCTCTGCCGGCCGCCCGGCCACCACGCGGCCCGTTCCGTCTACGGCGGCTACTGCTTCTTCAACAACGCGGCCGTCGCGGCCGAGTCGATCGTCCGGACGACCGGCGAGCGGGTCGCGATCCTCGACGTCGACTTCCATCACGGGAACGGGACCGAGCAGATCTTCTGGCGTCGCGGCGACGTCCTCTACGTGTCGATCCACGCCGATCCGGACCGCCAGTACCCGTACTACCTCGGCCGGGCGGATGAGACGGGGGAGGGACCGGGGATCGGCGCGAACCTCAATCTTCCGCTGCCAGCCGGGACGACGAACGAGCGCTACCTCGTCGCGCTCGATCGGGCACTCGAGGCGATCGCCTCGACACCCGGCTCGATCGTCGTCGTCTCGCTCGGCTTCGACACCTATGCCCACGATCCGATCGGCGACTTCGCCCTCACGACGGACGCCTATCACGAGGTGGGCCGGCGGGTGGCTGCCCTCGGACGGCGCCTCGTCCTCCTCCAGGAGGGCGGCTATCACCGGCCGTCCCTCGGGGCGAACGCTCGAGCGTGGCTGCGCGGGGCCGAGGGACGCCCGTTCGATCCACTGCCGGCGGTCGGGTTCACCTCCGCCGGCACGGCCGGCTGAAACCGGCCATGATCGACGCGACGTACCGCAGGCCGAGGAGATGACGACGCTGCCCGACCACGTTCGACGCCTGGTCGCCGAGATCGAGACGGAGATCGGCGAGAGCCCGGATCTGCCGGTCGCCGGGATCGAGAGCGACGACCCGTCGATCGCGGCCGGCTCGGTGGAGACCGCGGTGACGCGGATCCTCGAGGAGATCGGTGAAGACCCGGACCGCCAGGGGCTCGTCGGCACGCCGGCCCGGGTCCACCGGATGTACACCGAGCTCACGGCGGGCTATCACGTCGACGCGGATCGGCTCATCAACGGCGCGATCTTCGACGTCGCCTACTCCGAGATGGTCATCGTCAAGGACATCCCGTTCTACAGCCTCTGCGAGCACCACCTGCTGCCGTTCTTCGGCACGGCGTCCGTTGCCTACATCCCGCGTGGCCGGGTCCTCGGCCTCTCCAAGATCCCCCGCATCGTCGAGATGTACGCCCGGCGGCTCCAGGTCCAGGAACGCCTGACCCAGCAGGTTGCGGCCTTCCTCGAGGAGCGGCTCAATCCGCAGGGCGTCGGCGTGGTCATGGAGGCGACGCACCTCTGCGCGGTGATGCGTGGCGTCCGGAAACCGGGCATGGTGATGACGACCTCCGCGGTCCTCGGCCTGTTCCGCTCGCGGGACAAGACGCGGGCCGAGTTCCTCGCCCACCTCGAGCGCCGGCCGCCGGGCGCCTGATGGACCTGGGATTCCGCGACCGGGTGGTCCTCATCACCGGTGCCGGCGGCGGCGTGGGCCCGACAGTCGCCGCGGCCTTCGCCGCGGAGGGTGCGGCCGTGGCGCTTCATCATCGGAGCGCGACGGACGGTGCCTCGCGGGCGGCGGCAGCCGCGTCCGGGATCGTCGACGGGGGCGGCCGGGCGATCGCGGTGGCCGCGGACCTCACCTCCACCGACGAGATCGCCGCGATGATCGCGACGATCGAGGGCGAGCTCGGCCGCGTCGGCGTCCTCGTCACGGCGACGTCCGCCTATCGGAGTGACCCGTTCGCCGAGATGACGGACGACACGTGGTCGGCGGTCGTCGACGACATGCTCGGCGCCACGTTCCGGGTCTCCCGGGCGGTCGTGCCGGGGATGCGCTCGGCGGGCTGGGGCCGGATCGTCCACATCGCCGCCCGGTCCGGCCTGGTCGGCGTCGCCGGCGCCGCGCACTATGCGGCGGCGAAGGCGGGGATCGTCGGCCTGACCGCGTCGCTCGCCAAGGAGCTCGGTCCGGACCGGATCCTCGTCAACGCCATCGCGCCGACCCAGATCCTCACCGAGCACGAGGGCACGCCATCCATCCCGCCGGAGCGCCAGGCCTCGCTCGGACGATTGATCCCGCTGCGCCGCGTCGCGGTCCCGGCGGATCTCGCCCCGCTCGTCGTGTGGCTCGGATCGGCGGCGAACACGTTCGTGTCCGGCGAGACCATCTCGCTCACCGGCGGCGCCCAGAGCTGAGCCCGCGACGACGACACGGCTCGCGCCGCCGGCTACCATCGGCGCATGACGGAGCGCCCGATCAAGGTCCTCATCGCGAAGCCGGGCCTCGACGGCCACGACCGCGGCGCGAAGGTCCTCGCCAGGGGCCTGCGCGACGAGGGGTTCGAGGTCATCTACACGGGGCTCCGGCAGACGCCGGAGATGATCGCGAGCGCGGCCCTCCAGGAGGACGTCGACGTCGTCGGCCTGAGCATCCTCTCCGGCGCCCACATGACGCTCGTGCCACGGGTCTGTGCGCTGCTCCGCGGGCAGGGACAGGGGGATGTCCTCGTCACGGCGGGCGGGATCATCCCGGACGACGATGTGCCGGCACTCCGGGAGGCGGGCGTGGCGGCGGTCTTCGGACCGGGAACGACGATCGGGTCCGTGGCGGCATTCTTCCGGGCGAACGTCCCGACCCGGACCTGATGTGACCCCACGCGTCGTCCGGCCGGCGCCCAGGGAGCGACCCGATCGAGCCTGATGCCCGCGCCGACCCGCTCGTGGCCGCGGCGCTCGCCGGCGACCGGCTCGCGCTTGCCCGGCTGCTCAGCGCGGTCGAGGA
This region includes:
- a CDS encoding metallopeptidase family protein, which codes for MPKRRRGSRSAPRQIPPARHRPFEAIVESVLARIPAPFDRALEEVAIVIEDEPSPDQRRESDLAPDETLYGLYEGVPRTEWGADLAAVPNKISLFRLPLEEDFPEPAELAAEIRLTILHELAHHLGIDDERLAELGIE
- a CDS encoding alpha/beta hydrolase; amino-acid sequence: MTHDDPRLTDPADLRLDERAVAEPDPAAEPSGFTVEVDPADRIHFLDWGAAVPGSVAPRNGVLAIHGLSQTAWTWAPVARRLAGERRVVAMDLRGHGLSDAPTHGYDERTLGGDVIAVAEGTGLLDDASVAGPTIPGLVVAGHGFGAIVAAWAARELGSRCRGLVLVDGGWEAIATTSGLEPEEFLGAIEEPPEVLRSLGAYLADRRSFDPPTWDADQDRAARSAVVELPAGRVVSSTRPHALAGSVEAMFAYRPLEVLGDVRVPIVALIAADPDGSREAELRDARRVRIAAGRSPIEVVRFPADAHNLLRYRPAAVAAAIRTFD
- a CDS encoding cobalamin B12-binding domain-containing protein, with amino-acid sequence MTERPIKVLIAKPGLDGHDRGAKVLARGLRDEGFEVIYTGLRQTPEMIASAALQEDVDVVGLSILSGAHMTLVPRVCALLRGQGQGDVLVTAGGIIPDDDVPALREAGVAAVFGPGTTIGSVAAFFRANVPTRT
- the folE gene encoding GTP cyclohydrolase I FolE, with protein sequence MTTLPDHVRRLVAEIETEIGESPDLPVAGIESDDPSIAAGSVETAVTRILEEIGEDPDRQGLVGTPARVHRMYTELTAGYHVDADRLINGAIFDVAYSEMVIVKDIPFYSLCEHHLLPFFGTASVAYIPRGRVLGLSKIPRIVEMYARRLQVQERLTQQVAAFLEERLNPQGVGVVMEATHLCAVMRGVRKPGMVMTTSAVLGLFRSRDKTRAEFLAHLERRPPGA
- the trxA gene encoding thioredoxin, which codes for MAEIKVATDATFEDLVLNNDKPTVVDFWATWCGPCKMVAPEMEKLAAKYDGAVDVVKVDVDANPGLSRKFNIMSIPTIAFFKPGAQPMGVVGFRPLEQLEVQFGLTELATPKASA
- a CDS encoding homocysteine S-methyltransferase family protein, producing MEQRGRRRRDPGGRGTAEAADRARASMPLPGGGPLRPAAPGPANVRWRDLLASDQTILADGAMGTMLFAAGLQFGDPPEVWNLTQPEIVRRIHRGYLEAGSSIVMTNTFGGNRLRLSLHGLERRVAELNQTAAILLRAEVEAAGGRALVAGDIGPSGAILAPTGTLDYEEAVDVFAEQATALVAGGVDLIWVETMSDLAEIRAAIEGVRRASANIALVTTMTFDTRGRTMMGVTPEQAVMALSDWGADAVGGNCGNGPDELIRVATRMRAVAPEVTLVAKSNAGMPELVDMRAVYRSEPATMAVQALAMRDAGATIIGGCCGTTPEHLRAMADLLSA
- a CDS encoding histone deacetylase family protein; this translates as MRVVYSPAHLGHEIVSETVMGRPIPANEVAERAERIRAALEADGGFVIGGPTEHGEAPLAAVHDAGLIRFLEEAFAQLRAEGVARPALIPEGFNVRGLTEGMTPPGEPRRAISGRAGYWALDTSTPIVAGSYVAARAAVDVALTAVDLVLGGETAVYGLCRPPGHHAARSVYGGYCFFNNAAVAAESIVRTTGERVAILDVDFHHGNGTEQIFWRRGDVLYVSIHADPDRQYPYYLGRADETGEGPGIGANLNLPLPAGTTNERYLVALDRALEAIASTPGSIVVVSLGFDTYAHDPIGDFALTTDAYHEVGRRVAALGRRLVLLQEGGYHRPSLGANARAWLRGAEGRPFDPLPAVGFTSAGTAG
- a CDS encoding SDR family NAD(P)-dependent oxidoreductase; the encoded protein is MDLGFRDRVVLITGAGGGVGPTVAAAFAAEGAAVALHHRSATDGASRAAAAASGIVDGGGRAIAVAADLTSTDEIAAMIATIEGELGRVGVLVTATSAYRSDPFAEMTDDTWSAVVDDMLGATFRVSRAVVPGMRSAGWGRIVHIAARSGLVGVAGAAHYAAAKAGIVGLTASLAKELGPDRILVNAIAPTQILTEHEGTPSIPPERQASLGRLIPLRRVAVPADLAPLVVWLGSAANTFVSGETISLTGGAQS
- a CDS encoding threonine/serine dehydratase, translating into MVPFEAILAAREVIAGRVHRTPILSSATAARVVLAAGGPAVVGGTIHVKAEHLQVTGSFKPRGMTNKVASLSSDERRRGIVTLSAGNAAQAYAWAGREAGVRATVVMPERAVRSKVDACLGYGAEVVLHGADIGATLARVKELEAERGLAYCHPFDDPAVIAGHGSVGLEILDDLPDVDVVVVGVGGGGLISGIAAAVKERRPAARVYGVEPEGANAVAVALERGEIVTVQPQTIADGLAAPFAGAWTLAMCQRYLDGLVLLDDATILAGVRFAAERMKQVLEPAGAAALAAVLFGRIPILAGDRVCVVASGGNVETARLGPLLEAAAPLPA
- a CDS encoding helix-turn-helix transcriptional regulator — encoded protein: MIASVSSDLDRQRFAAVGRALADPKRLCVLESLAAGELSVSDLSVRVGCQVPNMSQHLAVLRSAGLVTTRRDGNTIFYRLADTRVLEAYRLIQTIAR